Proteins found in one Sphaeramia orbicularis chromosome 8, fSphaOr1.1, whole genome shotgun sequence genomic segment:
- the LOC115423480 gene encoding promethin-like isoform X2 has translation MQQGNSVSGVQQLYGSWTTLLNRLYNDPKVTQLMNSRIGLYIRTHPFLGLAVLLFSAMSAVPVGIFLIFSLVTIIMTAVGFVFFELFVLFVGGVTLLCVLSGLAFFSVVASLIFSAFSVTITNVLKSYYPQLATQSRVTETENVQPQN, from the exons ATGCAACAGGGCAATAGTGTCTCTGGGGTGCAGCAGCTGTATGGAAGCTGGACGACCCTGCTGAACCGCCTCTACAATGATCCGAAG GTGACTCAGCTGATGAACAGTAGAATCGGCCTCTACATCCGCACTCACCCTTTCCTGGGTCTGGCAGTGCTGCTGTTCAGTGCCATGTCTGCAGTACCTGTTGGGATCTTCCTCATTTTCTCTCTGGTGACCATTATTATGACAGCGGTGGGATTTGTTTTCTTTGAGT tgtttgtgttgtttgtcggAGGGGTGACTCTGCTGTGTGTGCTGTCTGGCCTCGCCTTCTTCTCTGTCGTGGCTTCATTGATCTTCAGTGCTTTTTCTGTTACCATCACCAACGTCCTCAAGAGCTATTACCCACAACTGGCAACG CAAAGTAGAGTCACGGAAACGGAGAACGTGCAGcctcaaaactga
- the LOC115423480 gene encoding promethin-like isoform X1, whose product MQQGNSVSGVQQLYGSWTTLLNRLYNDPKVTQLMNSRIGLYIRTHPFLGLAVLLFSAMSAVPVGIFLIFSLVTIIMTAVGFVFFELFVLFVGGVTLLCVLSGLAFFSVVASLIFSAFSVTITNVLKSYYPQLATVKTTQSRVTETENVQPQN is encoded by the exons ATGCAACAGGGCAATAGTGTCTCTGGGGTGCAGCAGCTGTATGGAAGCTGGACGACCCTGCTGAACCGCCTCTACAATGATCCGAAG GTGACTCAGCTGATGAACAGTAGAATCGGCCTCTACATCCGCACTCACCCTTTCCTGGGTCTGGCAGTGCTGCTGTTCAGTGCCATGTCTGCAGTACCTGTTGGGATCTTCCTCATTTTCTCTCTGGTGACCATTATTATGACAGCGGTGGGATTTGTTTTCTTTGAGT tgtttgtgttgtttgtcggAGGGGTGACTCTGCTGTGTGTGCTGTCTGGCCTCGCCTTCTTCTCTGTCGTGGCTTCATTGATCTTCAGTGCTTTTTCTGTTACCATCACCAACGTCCTCAAGAGCTATTACCCACAACTGGCAACGGTAAAAACAACT CAAAGTAGAGTCACGGAAACGGAGAACGTGCAGcctcaaaactga
- the LOC115424640 gene encoding ER lumen protein-retaining receptor 2-like, whose translation MNIFRLTGDLSHLAAIIILLLKIWKSRSCAGISGKSQILFALVFTTRYLDLLTSFISLYNTCMKVIYIGCSYATVYLIYMKFRATYDGNHDSFRVEFLVVPVGGLAVLINHDFAVLEILWTFSIYLESVAILPQLFMISKTGEAETITTHYLFCLGMYRALYLFNWIWRFYFEGFFDMIAIVAGVVQTVLYCDFFYLYVTKVLKGKTLSLPA comes from the exons ATGAACATCTTCAGATTGACAGGCGACCTCTCTCATCTGGCTGCTATCATCATCCTGCTCCTGAAAATATGGAAAAGCAGGTCATGTGCAG GTATCTCCGGAAAAAGCCAGATTCTCTTTGCTCTTGTGTTCACCACACGCTACTTGGATCTCCTCACCTCTTTCATCTCACTCTATAACACTTGCATGAAG GTGATCTACATTGGTTGTTCGTATGCCACGGTGTACCTGATCTACATGAAGTTCAGGGCCACCTACGATGGCAACCATGACAGTTTCAGAGTGGAGTTCCTGGTTGTTCCAGTTGGTGGTCTTGCTGTTCTCATCAACCATGATTTCGCTGTCCTTGAG ATCTTGTGGACATTCTCCATTTACCTGGAGTCGGTGGCAATTCTACCCCAGCTTTTCATGATCAGCAAGACCGGTGAGGCCGAGACCATCACCACCCATTATCTGTTCTGCCTGGGGATGTATCGAGCCCTCTACCTCTTCAACTGGATCTGGCGCTTCTACTTTGAGGGCTTCTTTGACATGATTGCCATAGTGGCTGGGGTGGTCCAGACTGTCCTCTACTGTGACTTCTTCTACCTTTATGTCACTAAAG TGTTGAAAGGCAAGACGCTGAGCCTGCCAGCATAG
- the LOC115425004 gene encoding uncharacterized protein LOC115425004 → MPGLMRSFISSQATEMDRLLWFYFLLIYLPVTESMDKTVCLSQPKVVWRKTEQSAVLSCTVHSNCSDTGLQYRWFVFRKDTHSEVHDSPPKCVLNGPTLHINSLDVTDSGIYHCAAVSLDREPEAGRQHIGLGTTLVVREKTKVRHILLWLSFILMAIYSLVILALVILKKYGYHRTCIKMNKTSNVKTSSKRMQFRDVLQELYSRRNSERNKQSARRNRPQTDEAASPKFNGSIDDIYQNV, encoded by the exons ATGCCAGGACTCATGAGATCATTCATAAGCTCTCAAGCAACAGAGATGGACCGACTGCTTTGGTTTTATTTCCTACTCATCTACCTGCCTGTAACAG AGAGCATGGACAAGACAGTTTGCTTATCACAGCCAAAAGTGGTTTGGAGGAAAACAGAACAATCTGCTGTTCTCTCTTGTACTGTCCACTCAAACTGTTCAGACACAGGGCTACAGTATAGATGGTTTGTTTTCCGAAAGGACACACACTCTGAAGTCCATGACAGTCCTCCTAAGTGCGTTCTGAATGGACCGACTTTACACATCAATTCACTTGATGTAACAGACAGTGGGATCTACCACTGTGCTGCAGTATCACTAGACAGAGAGCCTGAAGCTGGTAGACAGCACATCGGCCTGGGTACGACTCTGGTAGTAAGAG AGAAGACAAAGGTGAGGCACATTCTCCTGTGGCTATCTTTTATACTCATGGCTATTTACAGCTTGGTGATACTGGCGCTCGTCATTCTGAAGAAG tatGGCTACCATCGCACCTGCATAAAGATGAACAAAACCTCAAATGTT AAAACCTCAAGTAAAAGAATGCAATTCCGTGATGTGCTGCAAGAATTATACAGCAGAAGAAActcagaaagaaacaaacaatcagCAAGGAGAAACAGACCTCAGACTGACGAG GCTGCAAGTCCCAAGTTCAACGGCTCCATTGATGACATCTATCAAAATGTCTAA